From one Trifolium pratense cultivar HEN17-A07 linkage group LG1, ARS_RC_1.1, whole genome shotgun sequence genomic stretch:
- the LOC123891817 gene encoding replication factor A protein 1-like, whose translation MATQFDMLCDVLPGHNSWKFKVCVLRMWAISSFMKPNELNSMEMVLIDEKGGKIHALIRKELVYLFQNKLKEGEVYKLSNFDVVPVVGFYRTTLHPYKLIFRSNTKVQNFASSDIPILGFSFTDLAEVASYSVNYDYLIDVIGLISGISNEREYIRAGKVIKMVVLELTQSTIPVHAQHILPAILFAGLIVVSIFSVYTVISLITDIHHSFFFLTNTVHHYR comes from the exons ATGGCAACCCAATTTGACATGTTGTGCGATGTTCTTCCTGGGCATAATTCATGGAAGTTCAAAGTTTGTGTCCTCCGTATGTGggcaatttcttcttttatgaAGCCTAATGAGTTGAACTCTATGGAAATGGTGCTGATAGATGAGAAG GGAGGTAAGATTCATGCCTTGATAAGGAAAGAATTGGTTTACCTATTCCAGAATAAATTAAAGGAAGGGGAAGTTTATAAGCTATCAAACTTTGATGTTGTTCCAGTCGTTGGATTTTATCGTACAACTCTGCATCCTTACAAATTGATTTTTCGATCGAATACCAAAGTTCAGAATTTTGCGAGTTCTGATATTCCTATTTTGGGATTTTCTTTCACCGATCTTGCTGAAGTGGCTAGCTACTCTGTTAACTATGATTACCTAATAG ATGTCATTGGTTTAATCTCTGGTATATCAAATGAGAGGGAGTATATTCGTGCTGGCAAAGTCATCAAGATGGTTGTGCTTGAACTCACACAATCCACAATCCCGGTCCACGCGCAACATATTCTACCTGCCATACTGTTTGCAGGTTTGATTGTTGTTTCCATATTTTCTGTGTACACAGTAATTTCATTAATTACCGATATtcatcatagttttttttttttgaccaatacaGTTCATCACTATAGGTAA